One genomic window of Xanthobacter dioxanivorans includes the following:
- a CDS encoding ArsR/SmtB family transcription factor, with protein MLEEQALAAFAALSQETRLRMVRLLVKAGPQGLPAGAIGEAMDGASASRMSFHLSQLEQAGLVASRREGRSIIYSAVYPTLSDLVAFLMRDCCNGHPEVCAPAVAALSCACEPKTEDTHA; from the coding sequence ATGCTTGAGGAACAGGCCCTGGCCGCCTTTGCCGCGCTTTCGCAGGAGACGCGCCTGCGCATGGTGCGGCTGCTGGTGAAAGCGGGGCCGCAGGGCCTGCCGGCCGGCGCCATCGGCGAGGCCATGGACGGGGCCTCGGCCTCGCGCATGTCCTTTCACCTCAGCCAGCTGGAGCAGGCGGGGCTGGTGGCCTCCCGGCGCGAGGGGCGCTCCATCATCTACAGCGCCGTCTACCCCACCCTGTCCGATCTCGTCGCCTTCCTGATGCGGGACTGCTGCAACGGACACCCCGAGGTGTGCGCCCCGGCCGTCGCCGCCTTGTCCTGCGCCTGCGAACCCAAGACCGAGGACACCCATGCCTGA
- a CDS encoding arsenate reductase ArsC — protein sequence MPDATTGHVYNVLFLCTGNSARSILAESILARDGAGRFRAFSAGSQPKGEVNPFALKVLKAGDYPSEGLRSKSWLEFAEPGAPVMDFVFTVCDNAAGEACPLWPGQPMTAHWGIEDPAAVEGTDIQKEAAFVAAFRYLRNRISVFTALPIAKLDRLSLGTQLREIGRLDGATTPRPDVA from the coding sequence ATGCCTGACGCAACCACCGGGCACGTCTACAACGTGCTGTTCCTCTGCACCGGCAATTCGGCCCGCTCCATCCTCGCCGAGAGCATCCTGGCCAGGGACGGCGCAGGCCGGTTCCGCGCCTTCTCGGCGGGCAGCCAGCCGAAGGGCGAGGTCAATCCCTTCGCCCTCAAGGTGCTGAAGGCCGGCGATTATCCGAGCGAGGGCTTGCGCTCGAAGAGCTGGCTGGAGTTTGCCGAGCCCGGCGCCCCGGTGATGGATTTCGTCTTCACCGTCTGCGACAACGCCGCCGGCGAAGCCTGCCCCCTCTGGCCGGGCCAGCCCATGACCGCCCACTGGGGCATCGAGGATCCCGCCGCGGTTGAGGGCACGGACATCCAGAAGGAGGCCGCCTTCGTCGCCGCCTTCCGCTACCTGAGGAACCGCATCTCGGTCTTCACCGCCTTGCCCATCGCCAAGCTCGACCGGCTGTCCCTCGGCACGCAGCTGCGCGAGATCGGCCGCCTCGACGGCGCCACCACCCCCCGGCCCGACGTGGCGTGA
- the arsC gene encoding arsenate reductase (glutaredoxin) (This arsenate reductase requires both glutathione and glutaredoxin to convert arsenate to arsenite, after which the efflux transporter formed by ArsA and ArsB can extrude the arsenite from the cell, providing resistance.) translates to MDVIIYHNPECGTSRNTLAMIRNAGVEPHVIEYLKTPPARALLKDLIARAGLSVRDALREKGTPYAALGLGDPALSDDALLDAMMAHPILINRPFVVSPQGVRLCRPSELVLDLLPPQQGAFAKEDGALVVDAAGHRITAG, encoded by the coding sequence ATGGACGTGATCATCTACCACAATCCCGAGTGCGGCACCTCGCGCAACACCCTCGCCATGATCCGCAATGCGGGCGTCGAGCCGCACGTGATCGAGTACCTGAAGACGCCGCCGGCGCGGGCGCTGCTGAAGGACCTCATTGCCCGCGCCGGGCTTTCGGTGCGCGACGCGCTGCGCGAGAAGGGCACGCCCTATGCCGCGCTCGGCCTCGGCGATCCCGCCCTTTCGGACGATGCGCTGCTCGACGCCATGATGGCGCATCCCATCCTCATCAACCGGCCCTTCGTGGTTTCGCCGCAAGGCGTGCGCCTGTGCCGCCCGTCCGAGCTGGTGCTCGACCTCCTGCCGCCACAGCAAGGCGCCTTCGCCAAGGAAGACGGCGCGCTTGTGGTGGACGCCGCGGGCCACCGCATCACCGCCGGCTGA
- the arsB gene encoding ACR3 family arsenite efflux transporter codes for MSIFERYLTVWVGLCIVAGVGLGHLVPGVFQAIGAVEVARVNLPVAALIWLMIVPMLLRIDFAALGQVGRHWRGIGVTLLVNWAVKPFTMALLGWFFIGSLFRPFLPADQIDSYIAGLILLAAAPCTAMVFVWSNLTRGEPHFTLSQVALNDAIMVVAFAPIVGLLLGLSAITVPWSTLVLSVALYIIVPVVAAQLLRRSVLATGGPAALERLLARLGPFSLAALLATLVLLFGFQGEEILRQPLVIAMLAVPILIQVYFNAGLAYVLNRMAGEQHCIAGPSALIGASNFFELAVAAAISLFGFSSGAALATVVGVLIEVPVMLSVVWIVNRSKGWYERGGPASKPQEAVR; via the coding sequence ATGTCCATCTTCGAGCGTTACCTCACCGTGTGGGTCGGCCTGTGCATCGTCGCCGGCGTCGGCCTCGGACATCTCGTGCCGGGGGTCTTCCAGGCCATCGGCGCGGTGGAGGTGGCACGGGTCAACCTGCCGGTGGCGGCGCTGATCTGGCTGATGATCGTGCCCATGCTGCTGCGCATCGATTTCGCCGCCCTCGGCCAGGTCGGCCGGCACTGGCGCGGCATCGGCGTGACGCTGCTGGTGAACTGGGCGGTGAAGCCCTTCACCATGGCGCTGCTCGGCTGGTTCTTCATCGGCTCCCTGTTCCGCCCCTTCCTGCCGGCGGACCAGATCGACAGCTACATCGCCGGGCTGATCCTGCTGGCCGCCGCGCCCTGCACCGCCATGGTGTTCGTGTGGTCGAACCTGACCCGGGGCGAGCCGCACTTCACCTTGTCCCAGGTGGCGCTCAACGACGCCATCATGGTGGTGGCCTTCGCCCCCATCGTCGGCCTGCTGCTGGGCCTGTCCGCCATCACCGTGCCGTGGAGCACCCTGGTGCTGTCGGTGGCCCTCTACATCATCGTGCCGGTGGTCGCGGCCCAGCTGCTGCGCCGGAGCGTGCTCGCCACCGGCGGGCCGGCGGCGCTGGAGCGGCTGCTGGCGCGGCTCGGGCCCTTCTCCCTCGCCGCGCTGCTCGCCACCCTGGTGCTGCTGTTCGGCTTCCAGGGGGAGGAGATCCTGCGGCAGCCGCTGGTCATCGCGATGCTGGCGGTGCCGATCCTGATCCAGGTCTATTTCAATGCCGGGCTGGCCTATGTGCTGAACCGGATGGCCGGCGAGCAGCACTGCATCGCCGGGCCTTCCGCGCTCATCGGCGCCTCCAATTTCTTCGAGCTGGCGGTGGCAGCCGCCATCAGCCTGTTCGGCTTCAGCTCCGGCGCGGCGCTGGCCACCGTGGTGGGCGTGCTCATCGAGGTGCCGGTGATGCTGTCGGTGGTGTGGATCGTGAACCGCTCCAAGGGCTGGTACGAGCGC